A window of Salmo trutta chromosome 33, fSalTru1.1, whole genome shotgun sequence genomic DNA:
caactgagttaggaaggacgcctgtatctttttagtgactgggtgtattgttgcaccatccaaagtgtaattaataacttcaccatgctcaaagggatattcaatgtatgtttttttttacccgtctaccaataggtgcccttctttgcgaggtattggaaaactttggtctttgtgattgaatctgtgattgaaattcactactcgactgagggaccttacagatactgtaattgtatgtgtggggtagagatgagatagtcattcaaaaaacaTGTTAAGCACTTATTGCATAGAGAGTAAGTCtatacaacttattatgtgacttgataagcacattcttactcctgaacttatttaggcttgccataataaaAGGATTGCAAACTTATTTACTCCTTATTGACTCCTATCAACAACCCCTATCAACATCTGCTTCCTCTATTACCAAATCAGCTTCCCATTGTGCTAATGATAAGAATTTACACATCAGCTCATCCTTCTCAATACTAAAGTCCAAATTATCAAACCTAGAATAGAAAGAGTTCAGACTCTCTGCAAACTCAATGCAATGTTCTTTTGATTGAAAGTGTCATTGGTTGGTAGTCCAGAGAGAGTTTTTAGGCCCTTCTATGCATCCCTCATACAGTATTTCCCTCCTGGAAATGGTTATCCATCGTTACCTGGCCTTATTGTAGGCCAACCTCCCAGTCCCACTGCTTTCTTAAAAAAATCATATTATTTACAATAATATCAAGGTAATTAATGTATCACATACATAATGTATCAGATGAGATATACAATCATTTGCAACATGGAAAACAGCAACAGAACAGTTTCTTGATGGGATTGTTCTTGTCATATCTTTTGGCTTCGTTCAGTTGATCCCTGGCAATCGCGATAGGTGCCTCCGTCTTTTGTACGTTGGTCTCGATGTTGTTGAGCACCGCTCCCTGTTCCTCTGTCAGCACAGCCACATCCAGAAACAGCTCTTGAACCCCCTGGATCCTCTTCTCCAGGTCCAGCAGCTCTTTGTGTCTACTAGCAATCTGCGTCAGTGCCGACTGGGCCGTCCCATCAGCCAGGGCGTTGAAGATATTCAACTGCTGCCCGCTCTCCATCATCACCTCAACCTCCTCAGACGTGACGTCTCTGCCCACAATCGCCATCTGTCTCTGGATCAGTTTCTTACAGTTCTCCCTGTGTCCCAGCTCTGTCTCGTTGTAGTTGAACATCACTTCCCTGAAGGTGGTGCTCAGGTTGGTGTACTGCGTCCGGGCGATACGTACCACGTGGTCAGTGCTACCTCGTTGAACCTCCAGCTTCCTGGTCTCCCT
This region includes:
- the LOC115172250 gene encoding syntaxin-11, producing the protein MKDRFGQLQDALDEPGGGGGYTNEAFPNVDLDLNDLSAHSGRNCATVAPDNDPELNRILQEAQNVRQEIQQIQGDHAQLRHQNYHALNNTFMDDTSDVIRDANNIATDIKARGGAVLQRLHRMNRETRKLEVQRGSTDHVVRIARTQYTNLSTTFREVMFNYNETELGHRENCKKLIQRQMAIVGRDVTSEEVEVMMESGQQLNIFNALADGTAQSALTQIASRHKELLDLEKRIQGVQELFLDVAVLTEEQGAVLNNIETNVQKTEAPIAIARDQLNEAKRYDKNNPIKKLFCCCFPCCK